One Baekduia alba genomic window, CGTGCCACAGGTGGCCGACCACGCCGCCGGCGGCGCCGCCGACGATCGCGGTCCCGATGATCGACGGCGGGAAGAGGATCCCGACCAGCGCGCCGACGCCGATGCCGGTCCAGGCGCCGTGCTGGGTCGGCTTCTCGTGCTTGTGCACGTGGACCTTGCCGTCGCCGTCCTTGGTGACGATCGCCGCGTCGTAGGTTCCGACGACGCCGCTCGCGTGCAGCTCCAGCAGGACGTCGTAGTCCTCGCGGGCCGCGGCCTCGCTGTCGTATGCCGCGATGTAGATGAAGACCGGTGCGTCGGACATGTCGTGCTCCTTCGGGATCGGGAGAGGGCTCGGGGAGAGCATCCGCCGAGGGAGCACGAGGCGCCCTCACTCGGTCAGGGTGATCTTCTTGGCGCGGAACCGGCGCGCGCGCTTGATGGCCTTCTTCGGCGCGTCGAGCACGTAGGTGCGCTTGCCGGTCCGCTGCGCCAGCCCGACGGCGCTGAGGCGCTTGGCGACGACCGGGCAGCGCTGGCAGCGCGGGTCGCTCTTGCAGCAGCGCTTCTTGACCGTCACCTCGCGCCGGGTCGCCATCCGCCTGCGAGGCTAGCGTTGAGGCTCCGCCGTTCCCGATGCCCGACGCCTTCCCGCTCCCCGACCCCGCGCTGACCGACGGCTCGGTCCTGCTGCGCCCGCTGACCGCGGCCGACGTGCCCGCGATCTACGCGGCGTGCCAGGCGCCCGACATCCAGCACTTCACGTTCGTCCCGGTCCCGTACGCGATGGACCACGCGCGCGAATGGGTCGGCGGCGCGGCGCGCGCCCGCGAGCAGGGCGAGGCGCTCAGCCTGGCGATCGTCGACGTCGACGACGGCGGCCTGGTCGGCACGGTCGCGCTGCTGCGCCCGGACTGGCAGCACCGCACGGTCGAGATCGGCTACTGGGTCGCGCCGTGGGGCCGGCGCAACGGCGCCGCCACCCGGGCCGTGGCGCTGCTGGCGCCCTGGGCGATCAGGACCCTCGCCTTCGCGCGGGTCGCCTGCGACGTGGACATCGACAACGTGGCCAGCCAGCGCGTCGCCGAGCGCGCCGGCTTCACGCGCGACGGCGTCCTGCGCTCGCTGCTCGAGATCAAGGGCCGGCGCTGGACGCTGGCCGCCTACTCGCTCACCGAGGAGGATCTCG contains:
- a CDS encoding DUF1269 domain-containing protein; this encodes MSDAPVFIYIAAYDSEAAAREDYDVLLELHASGVVGTYDAAIVTKDGDGKVHVHKHEKPTQHGAWTGIGVGALVGILFPPSIIGTAIVGGAAGGVVGHLWHGMSRGDVKELGEALDAGEAALVVVGRDQLEETLDRELRRADKRLQKQIDADAKEFEKELDKAAAAG
- a CDS encoding GNAT family N-acetyltransferase translates to MPDAFPLPDPALTDGSVLLRPLTAADVPAIYAACQAPDIQHFTFVPVPYAMDHAREWVGGAARAREQGEALSLAIVDVDDGGLVGTVALLRPDWQHRTVEIGYWVAPWGRRNGAATRAVALLAPWAIRTLAFARVACDVDIDNVASQRVAERAGFTRDGVLRSLLEIKGRRWTLAAYSLTEEDLAS